One Maribacter dokdonensis DSW-8 genomic region harbors:
- a CDS encoding fasciclin domain-containing protein, with the protein MKTRNIKNFALMTFAVLAFASCNDQKKKDADKKAMEEKVAMEEAEMKAEETRMQEEAKKKEMMATSIAAVASKNEELSTLVSALKAADLDQMLSEPGSYTVFAPSNNAFEKLPKKMSIAELGKPENKEMLTQVLQYHVVSGVITSDKLVEAINGANGKYTFTTVGGKDLTASLKGDKINLKDEKGNRTEIVLGNVEASNGVVHVINDVLIMK; encoded by the coding sequence ATGAAAACTAGAAATATTAAAAATTTTGCACTAATGACATTTGCGGTATTGGCATTTGCATCTTGTAACGATCAAAAGAAAAAAGATGCCGATAAAAAAGCCATGGAAGAAAAAGTAGCCATGGAGGAGGCTGAAATGAAAGCTGAAGAAACAAGAATGCAGGAAGAAGCCAAAAAGAAAGAAATGATGGCAACAAGTATTGCAGCGGTTGCCAGTAAAAATGAAGAGCTAAGCACATTGGTATCTGCGCTTAAAGCGGCAGATTTAGACCAAATGTTATCAGAACCTGGTAGCTATACCGTATTTGCCCCATCTAATAATGCATTTGAAAAGCTTCCTAAAAAAATGTCGATTGCAGAATTGGGTAAACCGGAGAACAAAGAAATGTTGACTCAAGTATTACAATACCACGTTGTTTCTGGTGTAATTACTAGCGACAAGCTTGTAGAGGCTATTAACGGAGCCAACGGAAAATATACCTTTACAACCGTTGGAGGTAAAGATTTGACCGCAAGCTTAAAGGGTGATAAAATCAACTTAAAGGATGAAAAAGGTAATAGAACAGAAATTGTTTTAGGTAATGTAGAAGCTTCCAATGGGGTAGTACACGTTATTAATGATGTGCTAATAATGAAGTAA